A single region of the Plantactinospora soyae genome encodes:
- a CDS encoding sensor histidine kinase, whose translation MTADDVRPVLTRRMRGIDLIALDLLPALGLLLVVGYAAAEPPIASEAPDLVIQEPAWLTVLFTVAASLPIAVRRWWPLPVLAVVSVGALSSVLVSVVPIYASPAVFLAIAFALYQVALAEPLRRSIPALLLVLVGVLLVAVPRSSAGADDTAGLGFAGLVVGGAWTLGRVVRERRAYAERMAVQSATQLAERATTEERLRLARELHDIVAHSMSVITVKAAIANHVAESRPQELREALRDIEATSRGALAELRRTLGVLRAGAPAGLVEFGPAPGLADLPDLVERAARAGADAELELDLAGTPEPPEDVGRSVYRIVQEALTNVVKHAGPSRCRVRVTATVAVVRVEVTNGPGRPVRPADPRGQGLIGMRERVNLYGGTFAAGPLPDGGFRICAELPGRPTDAPVPRTVDPAVGSAPLGDLTPATGPSSRIDRPAPAADPPAAADSASAADPASAVARSAAGEALGADR comes from the coding sequence ATGACCGCCGACGACGTGCGTCCCGTGCTAACCCGCCGGATGCGCGGCATCGACCTGATCGCGCTCGACCTGCTGCCCGCGCTCGGCCTGCTGCTGGTGGTCGGGTACGCCGCCGCGGAACCGCCGATTGCCAGCGAGGCGCCGGACCTGGTGATCCAGGAGCCGGCCTGGCTCACCGTGCTCTTCACCGTCGCCGCCTCGCTGCCGATCGCGGTACGTCGGTGGTGGCCGCTGCCCGTACTGGCGGTGGTCTCGGTCGGCGCGCTCTCGTCGGTGCTGGTCTCGGTGGTGCCGATCTACGCGTCTCCGGCCGTCTTCCTCGCCATCGCCTTCGCGCTCTACCAGGTGGCGCTCGCCGAGCCGCTCCGCCGGTCGATCCCGGCCCTGCTGCTGGTGCTGGTCGGCGTGCTGCTGGTGGCGGTGCCCCGGTCCTCGGCCGGAGCCGACGACACTGCCGGACTGGGCTTCGCCGGTCTGGTGGTCGGCGGCGCCTGGACCCTCGGCCGGGTGGTCCGGGAACGTCGGGCGTACGCCGAGCGGATGGCGGTGCAGTCGGCGACCCAGCTCGCCGAGCGGGCGACGACCGAGGAACGGCTGCGGCTGGCCCGGGAACTGCACGACATCGTGGCGCACAGCATGAGCGTGATCACGGTCAAGGCGGCGATCGCCAACCACGTCGCCGAGTCCCGGCCGCAGGAACTCCGGGAGGCGTTGCGCGACATCGAGGCGACCAGCCGGGGTGCGCTGGCCGAGCTGCGTCGTACCCTCGGCGTGCTCCGGGCCGGGGCGCCGGCCGGGCTGGTCGAGTTCGGACCCGCTCCCGGTCTGGCCGACCTGCCCGACCTGGTGGAGCGGGCCGCGCGGGCCGGTGCGGACGCGGAGCTGGAGTTGGACCTGGCCGGCACGCCGGAGCCGCCCGAGGACGTCGGCCGGTCGGTCTACCGGATCGTCCAGGAGGCGCTGACCAACGTGGTCAAGCACGCCGGCCCGAGCCGGTGCCGGGTCAGGGTGACCGCGACCGTGGCCGTGGTACGGGTCGAGGTGACCAACGGACCCGGCCGGCCGGTCCGGCCGGCCGACCCACGGGGGCAGGGGCTGATCGGCATGCGGGAGCGGGTCAACCTGTACGGCGGCACGTTCGCCGCGGGCCCGTTACCGGACGGCGGCTTCCGGATCTGCGCCGAACTGCCCGGCCGACCGACGGACGCCCCGGTCCCGAGGACCGTCGACCCGGCCGTCGGGTCGGCGCCGCTCGGCGACCTGACACCGGCCACCGGACCGTCGTCGAGGATCGACCGTCCGGCACCGGCCGCCGATCCGCCAGCGGCTGCCGATTCGGCGTCGGCTGCCGATCCGGCGTCGGCCGTGGCTCGGTCGGCGGCGGGCGAGGCCCTCGGGGCGGACCGGTGA
- a CDS encoding response regulator: MTDSPVRVLIVDDQALLRGSFRVLVETTPGLTVVGEAGTGAAAVELAERERPDVVLMDVRMPQMDGIEATRRIAASPAAAQVRVLILTTFDLDEYVYAALRAGASGFLLKDAPPEDLLTAIRVVAAGEGLLAPTVTRRLIAEFARLPEPDRPVARELTGVTEREREVLVLIGRGLSNAEIAGHLGLSPATVKTHVGRLLGKLQARDRAQLVIVAYRTGLVSAPRI, translated from the coding sequence GTGACGGATTCGCCGGTCCGGGTGCTCATCGTCGACGACCAGGCGCTGCTGCGGGGCAGCTTCCGGGTACTGGTCGAGACCACCCCCGGGTTGACCGTGGTGGGCGAGGCCGGTACCGGCGCGGCCGCGGTGGAGCTGGCCGAGCGGGAGCGCCCCGACGTGGTGCTGATGGACGTCCGGATGCCGCAGATGGACGGTATCGAGGCGACCCGGCGGATCGCCGCCTCGCCCGCCGCCGCGCAGGTCCGGGTGCTCATCCTCACCACCTTCGACCTCGACGAGTACGTCTATGCGGCGCTGCGGGCCGGGGCCAGTGGCTTCCTGCTCAAGGACGCGCCGCCGGAGGACCTGCTGACGGCGATCCGGGTGGTGGCCGCCGGTGAGGGTCTGCTCGCACCGACCGTGACCCGTCGGCTGATCGCCGAGTTCGCCCGCCTGCCGGAACCGGACCGGCCGGTGGCCCGTGAACTGACCGGGGTGACCGAGCGGGAGCGGGAGGTGCTCGTCCTGATCGGCCGGGGCCTGTCCAACGCCGAGATCGCCGGTCACCTCGGACTCAGCCCCGCCACCGTGAAGACACACGTGGGCCGCCTGCTCGGCAAGTTGCAGGCCCGGGACCGGGCCCAGCTGGTGATCGTCGCCTACCGGACCGGACTGGTTTCGGCACCGAGAATCTGA
- a CDS encoding alpha-galactosidase: MTVPSQTRHPESTRDTAGDLVHLRRAGVSLLLDGSDCGVPVVLHWGADLGPLTGPELLDLATALRRPVRHGAPDERPVGLLPEHTHAWFGLPGLSGHRSGRDWSPRFRRTDLRVVDGPGDAPTGVVVTARDDAAALDLVIEVEMDPAGLVRLRAELGNPADAEPYQLDGLALGLPVPPQANELLDLTGRWCRERAPQRYPFTVGTRSRESRRGKPGLDATLLLVAGTADFGFRSGEVWGLHLGWSGNHRMHAERTPEGEALLGAGELLLPGEIVLGPGEHYRTPWVYASYGRGLDEMSARFHAHLRRSVSPQRRARPVVVNTWEAVYFDHDLGRLTALADAAARIGAERFVLDDGWFRGRRNDRAGLGDWYVDPDVWPDGLHPLVAHVRGLGLEFGLWVEPEMINPDSDLARAHPDWMLGTGGRLPREARWQQVLDLTRPDAYDHILARLDTLVREYGIAYLKWDHNRDLLDAGTQPSGRPRVHAQTLAAYRLLDTLRERHPRLQIESCSSGGGRVDLGILERTDRIWGSDCIDALERQSIQRWTQLLLPPELIGSHVGAARAHTTGRTHGLTFRAGTAFFGSFGVEWDLTSATPEEQQELAGWVALYKRHRDLIHGGTVVRADHPDPALWVHGVVAADRAEAIMAIVATATGTTASPGPVRLPGLDPDRRYLVRALAPDAAATVLPAPPAWVTGPGVRLSGRTLGAAGLQAPPLHPEQLLLVHLNGR, translated from the coding sequence ATGACGGTCCCGAGCCAGACCCGCCATCCCGAGTCGACCCGGGACACCGCCGGCGACCTGGTCCACCTGCGCCGGGCCGGGGTCAGTCTGCTGCTGGACGGCAGCGACTGCGGGGTGCCGGTGGTGCTGCACTGGGGAGCCGATCTCGGGCCGCTGACCGGTCCCGAGCTGCTTGACCTGGCCACCGCGCTGCGCCGGCCGGTCCGGCACGGCGCGCCCGACGAGCGACCGGTCGGGCTCCTTCCCGAGCACACGCACGCCTGGTTCGGCCTGCCCGGCCTGTCCGGCCACCGCTCCGGCCGGGACTGGTCACCACGCTTCCGGCGGACCGACCTGCGCGTGGTGGACGGGCCCGGCGACGCACCAACCGGCGTCGTCGTGACGGCCCGGGACGACGCCGCCGCCCTGGACCTGGTCATCGAGGTGGAGATGGATCCGGCCGGCCTGGTACGGCTCCGCGCCGAGCTGGGCAACCCGGCGGACGCGGAGCCGTACCAGCTGGACGGGCTGGCGCTGGGCCTGCCGGTACCGCCACAGGCGAACGAGCTGCTCGACCTCACGGGTCGGTGGTGCCGGGAGCGCGCGCCACAGCGGTACCCGTTCACCGTCGGTACCCGGTCGCGGGAGAGTCGCCGGGGCAAGCCCGGGCTGGACGCCACCCTGCTGCTGGTCGCCGGTACGGCGGACTTCGGCTTCCGGTCCGGCGAGGTCTGGGGCCTGCACCTCGGGTGGAGCGGCAACCACCGGATGCACGCCGAGCGGACCCCCGAGGGCGAGGCGCTGCTCGGCGCCGGTGAGCTGCTCCTGCCCGGCGAGATCGTGCTCGGGCCGGGTGAGCACTACCGGACGCCCTGGGTGTACGCCTCGTACGGGCGCGGTCTGGACGAGATGTCGGCCCGCTTCCACGCTCACCTGCGCCGGTCGGTGTCCCCGCAGCGACGGGCCCGACCGGTCGTGGTGAACACCTGGGAGGCCGTCTACTTCGACCACGATCTCGGTCGGCTGACGGCGCTCGCGGACGCCGCCGCCCGGATCGGAGCCGAACGGTTCGTCCTGGACGACGGCTGGTTCCGGGGCCGCCGCAACGACCGGGCCGGCCTGGGCGACTGGTACGTCGACCCGGACGTCTGGCCCGACGGTCTGCACCCGCTGGTCGCACACGTACGCGGGCTGGGGCTGGAGTTCGGCCTCTGGGTCGAGCCGGAAATGATCAATCCCGACTCGGACCTGGCCCGGGCGCACCCGGACTGGATGCTCGGCACCGGTGGGCGGCTGCCCCGGGAAGCCCGCTGGCAGCAGGTGCTCGACCTGACCCGTCCGGACGCCTACGACCACATCCTCGCCCGGCTCGACACGCTGGTCCGGGAGTACGGAATCGCGTACCTGAAGTGGGACCACAACCGGGACCTGCTCGACGCCGGTACGCAGCCGTCCGGGCGGCCCCGGGTACACGCGCAGACCCTGGCGGCCTACCGGCTGCTCGACACCCTGCGGGAACGCCATCCCCGGCTCCAGATCGAGTCGTGTTCCTCCGGCGGTGGCCGGGTCGACCTCGGCATCCTCGAGCGGACCGACCGGATCTGGGGCAGTGACTGCATCGACGCCCTGGAACGGCAGTCCATCCAGCGCTGGACCCAGTTGCTGCTGCCGCCGGAGTTGATCGGGTCGCACGTCGGCGCTGCCCGGGCACACACCACCGGCCGGACCCACGGCCTCACCTTCCGGGCCGGCACCGCGTTCTTCGGCAGCTTCGGAGTCGAGTGGGACCTGACCTCGGCCACCCCGGAGGAACAGCAGGAACTCGCCGGCTGGGTGGCGCTGTACAAGCGGCACCGGGACCTTATCCACGGTGGCACGGTGGTCCGGGCCGACCACCCCGATCCGGCCCTGTGGGTGCACGGGGTGGTCGCAGCGGACCGGGCCGAGGCGATCATGGCGATCGTCGCCACCGCGACCGGCACGACGGCCAGCCCCGGCCCGGTACGCCTGCCGGGTCTGGACCCCGACCGTCGCTACCTGGTCCGCGCGCTGGCACCGGACGCCGCCGCGACGGTCCTGCCCGCGCCGCCGGCCTGGGTGACCGGACCGGGGGTACGGCTGTCCGGGCGTACCCTCGGCGCCGCCGGACTCCAGGCGCCGCCGCTGCATCCCGAGCAACTCCTGCTGGTCCACCTGAACGGTCGCTGA
- the tyrS gene encoding tyrosine--tRNA ligase: MTDSNLPPVAPAGRESPLDDLRWRGLLFDSTDAAELQEHLSSGPVTFYVGFDPTAPSLHIGNLVQILTARRLQLAGHRPLVLVGGATGLIGDPNERGERILNTPEVVANWVERIREQLTPFVSYEGENAARPVNNLDWTGVMSVVEFLRDVGKHFPVNRMLAREVVKARLDSGISYTEFSYQLLQANDFFELHRRDGCTLQFGGSDQWGNITAGVDYVRRRGAGPVHAFVTPLVTKADGTKFGKTEGGAVWLDPTMTSPYAFYQFWVNSDDRDVGQYLRYFSFRSHEEIEELEKTTAERPAARVAQRALAEELTALVHGAEEARQAVAASQALFGRGALDELAPETLRAALAEAGLVQLETLPPVAQMFREAGLVNSLNEARRAIGEGGAYVNNERVTDPEAAVSPDALLHGRFLVLRRGKRTFAGVELVPGR, encoded by the coding sequence GTGACCGACAGCAACCTTCCCCCCGTCGCACCCGCCGGCCGGGAGTCCCCGCTCGACGACCTGCGGTGGCGGGGTCTTCTCTTCGACTCCACCGACGCCGCCGAGTTGCAGGAGCACCTGAGCTCCGGACCGGTGACCTTCTACGTCGGGTTCGACCCCACCGCGCCGAGCCTGCACATCGGCAACCTGGTACAGATCTTGACCGCCCGCCGGCTGCAGCTCGCCGGGCATCGCCCGCTGGTCCTGGTCGGCGGCGCGACCGGGTTGATCGGTGACCCCAACGAGCGGGGCGAGCGGATTCTGAACACCCCGGAGGTGGTCGCCAACTGGGTCGAGCGGATCCGCGAGCAGCTCACGCCGTTCGTCTCCTACGAGGGGGAGAACGCCGCACGCCCGGTCAACAACCTGGACTGGACCGGCGTGATGTCCGTGGTCGAGTTCCTCCGCGACGTCGGCAAGCACTTCCCGGTCAACCGGATGCTCGCCCGTGAGGTGGTCAAGGCCCGGCTGGACAGCGGGATCAGCTACACCGAGTTCAGCTACCAGTTGCTGCAGGCCAACGACTTCTTCGAGCTGCACCGGCGGGACGGCTGCACGCTGCAGTTCGGCGGCTCGGACCAGTGGGGGAACATCACCGCCGGGGTCGACTACGTACGCCGACGCGGTGCCGGGCCGGTGCACGCCTTCGTCACACCGCTGGTCACCAAGGCGGACGGCACCAAGTTCGGCAAGACCGAGGGTGGGGCGGTCTGGCTCGATCCGACGATGACCAGCCCGTACGCCTTCTACCAGTTCTGGGTCAACAGCGACGACCGGGACGTGGGCCAGTACCTGCGGTACTTCAGCTTCCGCTCGCACGAGGAGATCGAGGAGTTGGAGAAGACGACGGCGGAGCGGCCGGCGGCCCGGGTGGCGCAGCGGGCGCTCGCGGAGGAACTGACCGCGCTCGTGCACGGCGCCGAGGAGGCCCGGCAGGCGGTGGCGGCGAGTCAGGCCCTGTTTGGCCGGGGGGCCCTCGACGAACTGGCCCCGGAGACCCTGCGGGCGGCCCTGGCCGAGGCCGGACTCGTCCAACTGGAGACGTTGCCCCCGGTGGCCCAGATGTTCCGGGAGGCGGGGCTGGTGAACAGCCTCAACGAGGCACGCCGGGCGATCGGTGAGGGCGGCGCGTACGTCAACAACGAGCGGGTCACGGATCCGGAGGCCGCTGTCTCGCCGGATGCTCTGCTGCACGGCCGGTTCCTGGTGCTGCGTCGAGGAAAGCGCACCTTTGCCGGGGTGGAGCTGGTTCCCGGTCGATGA